A stretch of DNA from Sylvia atricapilla isolate bSylAtr1 chromosome 3, bSylAtr1.pri, whole genome shotgun sequence:
GTTCAATCCATTTTCATGCTGCGCCTCTTCTAACACGTTCCCTCCTCACAAACACGCCTCTCAACTCTTTGCCATCGCACCTTGGGAACTGATTTTCTCAGGGTAGCCTCAAACCTCTAGAAGTAACACCCGACGCTGCTGTGCGGCCTGGGGTCCCCGGTGAGGCGGTGTCTGTGCGCGGCAGGACAGCGGGCGAGGCCGAGCCCCCGCCGGGGCGGACAGCGCTCCCCGCCGCCCTCTCCGGGCGGGCGCAGGGAAGGGGAAGCGGGGCCGGGCGCCTCCCCCGGGGTACGGTACGGCCCGCTCCTCCCCTCGCCGTCTCGCAGACGGAGGTGGCGGCGCAGGGCGCGGGAGGCGCGGGGAGCGCTGCCGGCGGGGACGGCAGGTGAGGAGCGCGGGCCGATGTCGGAGCGAGCCCGGCACGGGGCACCTGCGGGAGGCTCGGCGCTGCCCCGCGGCACCTGCGGCGGGGAAGGAACGCCCGCCAGCGCGGGCTCGCTTCTTTTACAGCCCTTTTCGCGCTCCGAAAAGGGCGCTTCCTCCAGGTGGGAGCGGCGGCGCCGTGGGCGCTGCAGGCCGAGCCCCGGCGCCCTCCGGGCTGCCCCGGGCACCGCCAGCCCGGGAGATACCTCGGGAAACATCCTTCAGCCCTTGGGTCTTAACTCCCCGCCGTTAGCACGGTGCTCCAGCACGACTCACATCTTCCTCCATTCCCACGCAGCCTTTGAAAGTTGGGGCTGTAAGGGCCAAAATCTGCAGAGAGCTCCATGTGTAAAGCCATTGCTGCTTTTCGATAGCTGCGTTGGCCCAAATGCGCTGCAGAAATTCCGAGTGGAGTCGGCAGTCGCCCGAGGACACGTTTCTGGCCTGTTTAATCAGCCCGTGCCAGGCCTTGCAGCTCCACGtggagcccaggagctggggcgCGTTCCCGAGCAGATCCAGGCTTGACCTGAAGGCTGTAAGGTGTGCAGCCCTGACAGTCCGGGTCTGGTCGGGGTTTAACACTGGGGGGTTCGCTGTCCTCCTTGCTTCGCTTGCCCCGTTTTCGGGACCAGGCTTTGTTTGTACTGTGTACTCCAGCAACTTTACGAGTGTTTGTGTTGCCTTCTCTCCAAACTGAAAGCTCCTTTGAAGAGGAAATGGGGAGGTGCACGGTTTGAGGGAATGACGGAGTGCCAGGATTAGCGCACTGAGGCCATGGTCTTCCAAGCCGGTGAAAGAAAGTTTCACCCACCCCTTGGGCTGCTCATTTTCACCCATGTCAGCACAGGCATTTGTGTGCAGAATTCGATTGGGAAgcaaaactaaattttaaaagatgccCCAAAAAATCCATATGAGTTCCTAAATGTTTTTGCTGTCCCAAGAGGGCAGATGAGACTGTAAGCTTTTCTGTAACATTAATGGTTTATAGTGGAACAAGGTGGGCAAGGGTAGAGTTTATCTGCTAGAGTGCACCCCTGTGTTCCTGAAATAAAACCTCATAGTCCTCATCCTTTGGCGATGGATTActtttgaagttgttttttgATGCTTAGGAGCATCTTTAGGGtcattttgacttttttaaagccaggatttttgttttgctatgAATACATTGCAACAACAGCTGCCCTGTGCACCCTGTACTGCACTTGTGCTGAAAGCCTCCGCTGCCTGGGAGACCATCTCGGGAGCTGGGTCTTGGATGCTTTAGGAGAGCCACAGCCCTTCCCCTCCACAAATACCCCTAGTCTGGTGCATACCTAAGCTCATAAATCCATGtagcacacagcagcacaaattCAAAATCCTTTACCCCAGAGGCAGGAAAGCCCGTGTTCCCAAAGTCCAATACAATGCCTTTATTTACCAAGGCAAGCCAAACAAACTTCTTGGATAAGTATCAACCCTTGTTGATTTAGTAACTGTTTGGTGTAAAGGTGTAGGCTGGCACATGTAAGAACCCAATTAATAACAGTGCTTGTTCCATAGTGTGAATTGGCCTCTTGGAGTCACAAGCCTCTTGGAGTTATGAAGCTGCAGTTTTCTGATTTAGGGCTCTCTATGTGTGTCTGTAATTTTGGAGCTTCAGGGCAgactcccagccccatcccagtgAAACTGGTTGGTAAGGTGATTTCACTCTAAAAAGATGGCTTTATGCAGGTCATATTATTCATTTATAATGTCATTTGTTTAAGGGGAAATCCATCTAATCTTTAACATTTACACTTTCATTGCCTTTATGTTTGGAATCACTTGCCTTATTAGTGGAGTTTGTCATTACCACCTCATCTCTATTATCCCTTTAATGACAAATTTTATATCAGTGGTGTTGACATCAGGATTTAAATCACTAAATACTTGTTTTTAAGACCATCTACAGCAACCTGTAACATTGTTACATCTCTGCTGGCTTAgttattttctatattaaaagCAGTCTGTGTACGGCCCCTTCAGCGAAAGTCTGCGACCTGGGTTCTCGTGTGCTGCTGAAAGTTTGCAATAAATGGAATTCATCTGTTTTAGTGCCTATGCCTCAACTGCAAAGGCTTGTTTCAGGACAGAGAGCTGGTGTGGTACCTTCTCTCACTGGTTAAATATCACAgaccctgcctgcagcatcaGTTACCTTATACCTACAAGCTCTTTCTTCAGCAGAACCCAGTCGATGATAACCAAAGCCTCTATTTGGAGCGTCTTCTCTAGTTTGTCTTGGCATGATTAATGTTCACCTGTCCTGGCAGGAGCCTGGTGGGATGTCAGACAATTCACTCTGCTGAGAAGGACACGTGCCTACACCCCTGTGCAAGTCAACAGGAGCTGCAGATCTGTGTCTGGATAATGCTGGCAGAGAGCCACTAAAGGTGTCTCCCCTTGTATGTACCCAAAGAGGTAAAACTCTTCTCTGGATTTGGTCCCATGGGAGCAAGCTGGCAGAACTGCAAGTGAAAACTTTGATTTGCAGTGAAATTACAGCCCTGAGTGTACAAGTCAACAAAATGCCTTTATTCACTGGACAGATTGCCAAAGCAGATCCCACCCACAACTGCAGGCTTTACAGTGTCCAGGCTGGCAGATTAGCACTGAATGGTGGGCAAACCCAGTTAAAACTGAGCTATCTCTACCCAAATGGAGGCATCTGGGTTGGGGGTGTGgcaaaatcagaataaaaccaaaaaatcccacattccTATCTTGCAAGAGCAGAGTCTAGTTCAGAGGTAACAAGATAACACCTCTGAAGTTCCATCCAAGGCTGCTGTGAAGTCCTGGCAGCATGGAATGATGTTGAGACTATGgagaaatgcatttgtttcagAGGGTGGAGGAAAAGCGTCctatttgtttggttggtttgctTTTGCAGAGCTTACACAGACCTTCCCCAAAATGGTTTCCTCAACTGAATATGGGTCGCACACCTGGGAGCTCTCGCTGACAGTTGATCATCAATATGAAGATGTAGAAAAGGAATTTCATCTACCGGTCACAGGGGACCTTCATGTCGGGGGACTGATGCTGAAATTAGTCGAAGAAACCAGTGAGTAAAGACCTGTTTTATTTAAACGGTGTTACTAAGTAATATGTGCAGCTTTCTCTATGAAGAAAGGcttctgtgtgttttgaaaTGATTCTGTCTTACTTCTGGCACAGAGCGTGGAGGCTCTGAGACCCAGGGGGTTTTGTGGTCAGAACCCCTCCCTGTGTTCCACCCTCTGTGGCTAAAGCCCCCACGTTACCATGGTGCAAACAAAACTTTGGTTTGCCTTTCAGTtagatgaaaataattaaatcagGCTACTGATTCAACTCCCCTTCCAGAAGGATGTTACAGGTGTGTGGTTTGgggggcaggagaggcaggtgATACCCTGTTTATCCACCCGTGGCCATCAGAGAGGATGAGTTGTTAAAAGGCACTTCAGGAGTTCCTGTTTCCTTTGCTATTGTGGCATTCTAGCCTGTCTGAGCCCTGTTATCCATTGCATAGATACAGTAgagaagagctgggaaaagccaaGACTGGCCCAGTCAAAGTGaggaaattaaaagtaaaatccCCTGTACAGGCACAGCAAGGCAGCACAGGAAGACAATCTGAGACCACTTCTGTCACACTCTCTGCACACTTAAACGCACAGTTTAGCCGGAAACCGACGGCAGCCAGAGTTTCCACTGAGtcagaagaataatttttcacagtattttttctaaatactCAGCTGGTGTGAAAAgctttttatattaatatttaaagcaaatctGTAACTGACATATGTCAGCAGCTCTCTTGAGACACAGCTCATACCAGGGGACTCCAAAACAGGACAGGGTTCTGCTGTGTTATGGACATGCTTGAGGAGTAGTCTTTGCCTCATGGAGCTGATGAGGAACAAGGATTGATGCAAAGACTGAAATGGCTTGACCAAGATCACACAGAAGCTTTTCCTGCTACTACACATTGACACTTGGGAAGTAATCTAATCTTGGAATTCCCATGGAACTGAGAGCAGCAATACTTTATCTCTTTCCTTGTGCATGTGCTGCTACTTAGATGTGTGTAACCAAGTCTTCCATGGACTTGAATCTGGTTCTTAACACTCCCGAGAtgagctgctcagtgctgctgccaagaGACTGTGGAAGAGCTTGTGCCCATCTAGGTGCACATGAGATTTTGTAGGAGGATTTTCAGCTTGCACTGACGAGTTCTGAACTGGAACTCTTTGTTGTTAGTCCTTATCCCAGCACAATCCCAACAGCATTGCCCCATATGTAGCACCAGATCCAGGAGATGTTCTTTCCCTGTGGATGTCCACAAGGCAGTGGCACAGTCAGCAGCTAGGTTAGGTCTTCAGGGGAAACAAAGCTGGTTCCCAGCAACTGCCACAAGAATTCACCAAACAAGAGTCTAGGTGGGGACCTGTAGCTGCTTTcatctaaataaatatttgtgtttgcaAAGACCTGTTTCCAAACCAAGTGTTTTGTGTATTTGCTCCATAGTTTGCTAGTAaccattttgtattttcctaGAAAAAGCACAAGATTGGTCAGACTATGCTTTTTGGTGGGAGCAAAAGAAATGTTGGCTTCTGAAAACCCACTGGACACTGGATAAATACGGGGTGCAAGCAGATGCTAAGCTGATCTTTACTACTCAACACAAAATGCTGCGGCTTCGCTTGCCAAATATGAAGACTGTGAGACTGAAAGTCAGCTTCTCTTCCATGGTGTTCAGAGCTGTCAGTGACATCTGCAAAATGCTCAGTAAGTAAAGATAAATCTCCTCTGGCAACTGAGCTGGAGCATTTTATTGGGTGACTTTGTTTGGATGTGAAGTCCTTCCTCACAAAACAGTTTAGCTCAAAGAGAAATCTGAGACAGATTTTCAGGGGGTTCAGTATGCAGTGCATGTCACTGGTTCTTAGTCTCTGTGATAACTGATGCTGTCAGTTCACTGTCAGGAATGTGTCCCACAAGCTGCAGGAGTACTGGATAGTCAAAGCTGGCAGTTTTCTAGGAATCCTTGTCCTCCTGGAGCAAGACTTGATCCTGATTATTCTGTGCCACTGACTAAGAGCTTGAGATTATCAATGTTTTACACCAGCCTTCACCACAGGCAATCTTTCTGGTGTCAAATGATTTATCACCTATTTTCACTAACATAAATGATATCCATCTCTGCCTGTTGTAGGTGTTCACTTCAAATGTAGCATGTTTTAGATGTTCAAAACTTCTGTATGCCCAGATCTCTTCAGGTCAGGGCATATCTAACAACCCCCCACGCCAGCCTATGAATGTCTCATGGCATCGAGTCCCCCAGTTTCTGTTCTTTCCAATAATGGGGCATTTCCAAGTAGAGGGTTTGGAGCATGCCACATGTGTGCCTGTGATCAATGGGAATCAGTTGAGTCTACAAGCAGTCTTCAAAATCTCTTTGTTTTAGGGTAAAATAGGGATTAAATTCTTCATCTTAATTTAGATTTTCAAAGATTAGGCCATCAACACACTAATCCTCAGAAGGAATTTACTGCCTCATATTGATCCACTTTCAATTTCATCTCCTAGCAGTGGATTGTGAAAGGTGTAGTGTCTTTATTATACCTAACAGCTCTGATAGTCATGCTATAATTGTCCAACTGGCATTTGGCCAGATTAAATATTCTTACACTTTCCCTCCAGATTGAGTCAGTACAGAAACACTGTAACTTTGAATGAGTAAATACTGtcaaaaatgtctttgcttACCCCAGAGTAAAAGGGGTTTTCAGAAATGAAGTGCCAGGTTTGTGACTGGCAATACCTATCTGAATTAGTAGTGCATTGGAGAACAGTGAAAACCAAGACAGAATTGTGTATAAGAAATATATTGAATAATAAAAGGCATAAACCTCAATTACAGTGGTTCTTGGCTATTCGTAATTTAGATGTTTCACAGAGGCTGTTATGCTCACAGAGGGCTGTAGAGCTGTTCGGGGAAAAGAGCTTTTTCCTGACATTCTAAAATGCAGTTACACTTCCTACAAAAGTAGATTTAAATCCTTTCAAAACTCACAGCCCATAGTCTTTGGCCTTTTTATAGAATTAGTGGATTTTCCACAGCTACTACTTTCAACCTGCTAAAAATAAAGCCCAGATTGCAACATGAAGCTTCCTGAAATGCTATTATCAACCATGGGTGCTCTTTTGGATGTAATCATCTTGCTTCACTTCCCAAACTGCCTTTGTAGATATCAGGCGGTCAGAAGAACTCTCTTTGTTGAAGCAATCAGAAGGcacactaaaaaagaaaaagaaaaaagacaagaacAGCAAAGAACCAGCTACAGAAGATATCTTAAACCTGTGCGACTCTCCAGTGAGTTCTGGATTACCAGGTAATGAAAAATCGGTGTGATTTTATTGTTCTGACTGGAGAAGtcaaaaagaggaagaaattttttgttACACAAAGGAGGCCAGTTTCGTGTAGGGTGGTCTTGGAGACACAGTGTGCCTGAAATCAGTGGCTTCAAGAAATCTCCAATATGTCAGTATTTCCCTGTTGTCTctagaaatgttttcctttccattgATATGAGAAAGTTCACACTAGAAAACAGGCTGTGGCCCTGCACACAGGATGTGCTGTTGCCTTttgaaaaaaggggaaaacacttaaaatattaatggaatTTGGCAACCTGCaaggaaaatgaggaataaAGGCTTGAAAGCATGCATTTCCCGTGTCCAGCAGAATATCTCACAGAGCAAGAAAGAGCATTTCTGTCCCTGAGGTCACGTCACCTGTAAAAGGACAAGGCcagctggaaacagcagagATAGGAGACAGGCTTGAAAGAAAAGGGTTCAGTTTTTATGATGGAAAGAAGTGGACAGGACCATTTTTCACGGGAATAACATTATGTTCTTAACTTGCAGCCAATCCAGGTTTATACAGTAAAACCATGACACCCACTTATGATCCTGTCAGTGGGTCACCAGCTTCTTCCACAATTACTTGGTTCAGTGATGGTTCCTCGAGTGAGCAGAATTGCAGCATCCTGGCCCTCAGTCATCCCACCGCTTCTCCGGAGGTGTTGGCAGAGATGTACCAACCACGGACTTTGGCTGACAAAGCCAAACTCAATGCAGGGTAAGGTGCCTCTCCTGAGGTCCTCTGGGTTTAGAATGAGGAATGATGTCATTGTGCAGGCTCTGGCTAAAGTCTGTTGTTAGATGAAGGCAAATTCAGTTGAGCACAGCTAAAGGTCAGTTTTGGTGGCAAACTCCAAAGGCTTTAAGTAGACAGTGAAAAGAGACATGTGGATGAGGCCAGtaattctgcattaaaaatagGTGACTGAGTTCTGCACAGGTAAACATTGCTTATTCCATATACACAGAAAATGGAAGTTGGAAGTCTATATGAATGCTCCACCTTCTTGAGTTACATGAATTTTCCCTAGATTTAGAGGAACTAGAGCTGTTGTTGCCACTTTTGTTTCAGAATTGCactggagctctgcaggtgtGATGATTTTTCCTGTACAGATGAATCTGTGGGTTGTTTTCTTCCACAGCTGGCTGGATTCATCTCGATCACTTATGGAACAAGGTGTTATGGAGGAAGATCAACTTCTTCTACGCTTTAAATATTACACTTTCTTTGATTTGAATCCAAAAGTAAGAGCCTTGCTTTTACTGCTATTCATTGTTTGCCTGCTTTCATGTCAAGGAGCCATACAGTGatacagaatatatatatagctCTATGTAGAATTTTAGCTAGGATTTGTAACAAGCCCTTCAGAGAAATCTAATTCAGCTTCTTCCCCTCAGCTATGGCTGACTTTTACCCTCTGGACACTGAATCACTGTTCCTCATGTGAAATGAGCTCTTGAATTTAAAGATGGGATCTGAAGAGCACCAGGAACAATATCCCTATTTCCAGAGTGGCTGGTTTactttctgcatcttttttaacagaaaaaattaaggGGAAAACTAGGCTAGCAGTATCCTTAAGgaatcttgtttttaaaatttgccttaaaaataacatttatattGCACTGCCCTCCTTGaatttcacagcttttctgggctgAAGCCCTCAGAAGGAATCGGGATACTTTCCAGTTTATCTGGCATGTTTTTGGGTGAAATGGCACCCCAACTAAAATCCACATATGTCTCAACTTCAGCAGCCCAaacatttcccttctctgccccagctctgccagccctggagccaTAGGATGAAATGACCCAAAAGAGCTTCAGGCAACCTAATATCTCACCTCTGCTGGGAGAGGTCATGCTTTAAGGTTTACCCTCCCATCGCCTACATTTCACCAGCTTTGGGCCTTGAACATTTCTGTGGGTCACTTCAGCTTATTAACCAAGTAGGTGATAAGGAATAATTACTATCCAAAACCAGGTGGTAAATTAAAGCAGATCTGGCAAATCTCAAGTCAGTGCAAAGACAGAACCAGAAACgaaaaagcaagagaggaagaaaggaagtgaGGAACAAGAGAGTTCTGCTGGTCACATTCGAGTCAACCGTGTCACATGATTTTTCTCCCAGTGGTTTCACATCTTGGTTATACCAGGCCAAGGCTTCCCGCCTCAAAAAGGGGATGTTGAGGCTCACCTTGTTCCTCAGGCAGCGGCTGCTGGTTGTTTTTGTGTTGGCTCAGCAAGGCCTGGAGCTGTGCACACGAGCTGGTACAAGGCAggcggcggggcagggcagaggcgggaggaggaaggaaacgAGCCCTGCGGTTGGGGGCAGTGTTAGCTCAGCTCAGCTGACTGTGAGTCTGTGCCTGGCGGTCACTAACGGGCGCGCTGCCTCTGTCCCGCAGTACGACGCCGTGCGAATCAACCAGATCTACGAGCAGGCCCGCTGGGCCATCCTGCTGGAGGAGATCGACTGCACGGAGGAGGAAATGCTCATCTTCGCCGCGCTGCAGGCACGTACTTGAGCCAATTGCAAAACCCGCTCCCTCGAGAGGCAGGCACAGGTTGGGACAAGACTGGGACAGAGCCCAGGCCAGGAGCTCTGCTTGGACTGGGGGGCTGCTCTTAGGGGGAGAAACAATCAGCAGCATCCTCCAGCTAAAGCAACGAAACTCGGTAGTAGCACTAACACCATTATTTACACAATTATGGAAACATTGACTAACACTATCTGCACCCAGAATGTAACTTTGATATCGGTATTAGTATGAAGTGTTGTTTCCCATACCACCTACCATCCCTTCACCTCTTCTTCCTGAAAATTCCCGTAATACACCATGTGTACACCCTGTAAACATTTCCCaacagacagagaaaaagccACAGCACAGTGTGAAGATAGGGACACTGTGGAGTACTAGGAAATTTAACATGACTGAGCATGGCTTAGTCTCTGACCATAGCACAGACCTTCATTAGTAAtaaattccttccttttaaatgtAAACGGAGCTGCCAAGAATTCACAGCCTGTCACTGCAGAACACCAGAGAACCTTGCTTCCGAGTTTCCACCTTGTATGGAAGGACTAGGGAACCAAATGTAGCACCGAGTCAGCCTCCCAGAACAGGGGCAATTCAGCAAAGGGATACAAACACTGATAATTAAGATAGGGAACCATTATCAGCCATTGCACAGGAGTCACAGTGGACATGGCTGTTTCCTTGGGAAAACCCTGATTCCTGGAGAATTTCACACAGTTGTCCAAGACCCAGGAAACCAAATGATCTGTTTTCAAACGCTCTGATTGTGTGTTGATAATTGATGTATTGACTATTGGATGCTGATGTTTGATTTTAGTACCATGTAAGCAAGTTATCATTATCATCAGAGACACAAGATTCCACCTGTGAATCGGAAGTGGATGAAGTAGAAGCCGCCCTTTCCAATCTGGAAGTGACACTGGAAGGTGGAAGTAAAAGTAACATTTTGGTACGTCCTTTGGGATCCCGGAATTCCTTTTGCTGTGCCAGATCTGCTGATTCTCATGAGCCTTCCTggttcttgatttttttttaactctgttgATTACAGAGTGCATTGtactaaaattatttctaattattcCTGATAGGAGGACATCACAGACATCCCTAAACTTGCTGATAATCTCAAGCTTGTTAGGTGAGTTGTTAAAATTAATACTAAAATATACAAAACCAGAAGCTTAACCTTACAAGAGCTCTCTCGAGTTTTTCATTCTAATCTAACAGTACATCTGACAGTTATAAATTGACAAATACCCCAGCTAGGTCTATCCAGCCTAATATTCTCTTCCagtcttcctcttcctgcttttgACAATGTTCCTTGGCAAATCTCTCCCACTCCTGGGATACTGGTAGCTATATTGTACTTATTAAATAAATGACCCAGCTGTCCATATTTCCTAGTGCTTATTAGTCATCATCTCTAAACAAAAGAGcttaagttttattttcaatcacatttactttttttttttttctttgccagtaAAAAGCCAGAAGAAACTTGCAGTTCTCCCTGAGAAGAATTTCTAAAAGTAACCCTAGGGAACgtactttttaaacaaaagacaCATCCAAATTACCCTTTTCTTACTGAACACAGAGTCTGTTTTTTCTAATATCAAAATGAGTTTCTGTGATCCCATTACAATATCTTGATTTATGGGTGATTTAAATTACTGTGGAGACCTCAAGTCTGTAATGCCTTTTATCACAAAACAGTCTTTGTGTTTTAGAAAGATAAAGTGTTCTGTTGTACAAATATTTATCAGATTCATCCGTTGACAGATGGTATTTTTAATCTGGGAActgaaaactgcagctgaaaaattTGAACTGTTGTTAACTGCTAGCAATTGTTAATTATTAATTTCCAATTTGGAATTTTATTTGACATTCTTCTTATGAACGTGGCTTAAGATGAAAGGGAATTAAGGCTTTTTACAATGGGttatttgtttttccccagcagtagaGCAGTTTGCTTTTATAAGCATTCAGCTGTTATTTTTCATCATGAAAAAGTTCCTATATCAGTGATAAGTCACTTACCAAATCTAAGGCATTGTAGAATCCACGTAGGGTgtaaaacttttctttaaacaacAACACTTTGTGGCTCCAATTATTTGATTAATTGTAAACCTGCATGCAAAGCTGTGCATGTCCTACTGCCTACTGTTCCTATGGCGAACTTTTATTCCTATTTATTCACAGAGTACACCACAGTAAATGCTGATTTCACATGGGGACAATATTGTGGAGaattgcaacttttttttttcaaaagcaaaaagaaaaagttttctgaaaagttcTCGGCAACTTtttcagggagagaaaaataattttgtctgtctaaaaagaaattataatctCTTATTTTTGAAGAATGTCGCTGTATTGGAAAACTAAAAGCCATATTATTTGGTAGTTTTGAAAATCCGAgttttttaaatccaaacataaaaattgcaattttctAGAAAGCATTCTAAACTAGGATTTTTAGAAAGGGTCTGGAGGTATAGATAGTAAGTGTATATATACTAcattgctgttttccagccagTTCTATACTCTTTGTACCATCCTCTTAGATTTAAAGGGaaatactggaatttttttctttttttttcttctttttcacttcaCTGATGACCTTTGTCACTAGCTGTGAAGTATTTCTCTACTCAGATAGTGCTAATACCTCTGGTGTTCTCTCCTGGAGAACTACAAAACTTCTATAACCAAAGTGAAGGAATAGAATTTTGTTGTTAGATATTATTCAGATTAAGCCAAAAAAGCTGTTCTCTGCTGCCTTACACTGAATATAACTGGGCTTTATAGGTGCAGATATTCAAGATAAGGAGCTATGAAAAGCTGATGCCAAATCATGTTAATAAAACAGGGGTTATATTGTGTTACTGAGTTCATGGGAAAAA
This window harbors:
- the FERMT1 gene encoding fermitin family homolog 1; translated protein: MVSSTEYGSHTWELSLTVDHQYEDVEKEFHLPVTGDLHVGGLMLKLVEETKKAQDWSDYAFWWEQKKCWLLKTHWTLDKYGVQADAKLIFTTQHKMLRLRLPNMKTVRLKVSFSSMVFRAVSDICKMLNIRRSEELSLLKQSEGTLKKKKKKDKNSKEPATEDILNLCDSPVSSGLPANPGLYSKTMTPTYDPVSGSPASSTITWFSDGSSSEQNCSILALSHPTASPEVLAEMYQPRTLADKAKLNAGWLDSSRSLMEQGVMEEDQLLLRFKYYTFFDLNPKYDAVRINQIYEQARWAILLEEIDCTEEEMLIFAALQYHVSKLSLSSETQDSTCESEVDEVEAALSNLEVTLEGGSKSNILEDITDIPKLADNLKLVRPKKLALKAIKTYWFVFRDTSISYFKNKESALGEPVEKLNLKGCEVVPDVNVAAKKFGIKLLIPVADGMNEVYLRCDNEDQYARWMAACVLASKGRTMADSSYQPEVQKILSFLQMKNWTMCSQAASEPENVDMKPECFVSPRYTKKFKSKQLIARILEAHQNVSQMSLVEAKLRFIQAWQSLPEFGLSYYIVRFKGSKKDDVLGVSYNRLIRIDMATGDPITTWRFSNMKQWNVNWEIRQVAIEFDQNVSIAFTCLSADCKIIHEYIGGYIFLSTRSKDHNETLDEELFHKLTGGQE